cactagaagagcagtcaccaaggactcgtacgaagggggaagcgacgccagcaaaaccagtgccctggtcttctcctcaacgttctcgccaatgctgagaaggtcggtgaggatcttctggaagtggctcagatgctcctgcacgctctgtccctcagtcatccgcagttgataaaactgcctccagaggaaaagagtgttggtgagagacttcgccatgtacaactcctcgagcttcgaccacagcaccgtcggggaagtctcgctcagcacatggatcaccacctcatccgccaggtacatgcggatggtactcaccgcctgcatctgtagctgtttccaatcccgcacctccatggtggtcggcttctcatcgcacaagagagcatcgatcaacccctgttggatgagcacgtccttcacccttgcctgccacaaggagaaattgctcttaccatcaaacttgttgatctccatcttgattgttcctgtcttctccatctttagtcttgctcaccaccactgcaatctgcgtccttgtaccgccttgctctgataccacttgttgggtggatgtctgaccaggacaccacctcccaagatcctttcagtaccacgcgatgcagcaggaagaaagaagaaacaaaacaaaaggaaaaacaatcaaaatacgtggatcagccacaaaagggctcgcctccacggggcatgcaaacttcactatgaaaaagaaattttacaagaggagacctcaccctcaacccttgtacacccaattctctctcatctgaagttcccctcacaaaagctctctctctcttgaagacccccctgaacccctgaagagcctggcgaccgctgtccaggagcctcctgctccttctctcacagcactctcgcctctctctctcttctcggattcgtacggcggcgagaaaacgaaCCACTCCAACcctctgtttcgtcacaggcccttttaaaggcttaaacatagtttaaaccttgattagagagggattaggagtcctaaacaaagccaaaaaactccctgaaccgtcggatcaagatcgcaatctctctgggccgtccgatcgcgctccggtccacggaatagtaccgtggaccgcgagaaacgcgtgggaaacgcccacgcggtccacaggccccgtcgtggaccgcccagtccacggtggaccggggcaaagggtcgcgggcctgggtcgcgcgtcccgcgtgggcctaggcctgggtcgcgcgtcccgcacgccgccgcctgcggccccgccgccgccgcccgccggtggtcctccgccacctcgattctcgtgccgacttcaaaagctcgtatcttctccatccgagctccgtttcaggtgatcttggtctcgttggactccgtttttcgccgcaaacctcgctgtgggctcaatgtgggctgaatctcgaggcgtcaaatcctaacaatgtatatacatacatatatatgtatgtatatacatacatatatatgtatgtatgtatatgtatatatatatgtatgtatatgtatatatgtatgtatgtatatgtatatatgtatgtatgtatgtatatgtatctatatatgtatgtatgtatatgtatatatgtatgtatgtatgtatatgtatatatatatatatatatatatatatatatatatatatatatatgtatatctatatatgtgtgtgtgtgtgtgtgtgtgtatacacacacatacatacatgcatatatatatatatatatatatatatatatacacacacacatacatgcatgcatatatgcacgtacatacatgcatatatgcatatatgcacgtacatacatatagatatacatatatacatatatatatacatatacatatacatacatacatatatatatgtatgtatgtatgtacgtacatacGTACGTATTtacgtacgtacatatatatatccatacatatatatatatgtatgtatgtatatgtatgtgtgtctatatatatatatatatatgtatgtgtgtctatatatatatatgtatgtatgtatgtatgtatgtatatatatatatatatctgtgtgtgtgtgtgtgtgtatgtatatatatatgtgtgtgtgtgtgtgtgtgtgtgtgtatgtatgtatgtatgtatgtatgtatgtatatgtatatgtatatatttatatatatgtatatatgtacatatatatatatatatatacatatacatacatatatatgtgtgtgtgtgtgtgtgtgtgtgtgtgtgtgtacatatatatacatacatatatatatatatatatacatacatacatacacatatatatatatacacatacatacatatacatacatacacacacacacatatatatatatatacatacatatacatacatacacacacacatatatatatatatgtgtgtgtgtgtgtgtgtgtgtgtgtgtgtgtgtgtgtatatatgtgtatgtatgtatgtatatatatatatgtgtatgtatgtatgtatatatatatgtgtgtgtgtgtatatatgtatgtatatatgtatgtatgtatgtatatatgtatgtatatatctatatatatgtgtgtgtgtgtgtgtgtgtgtgtatgtgtgtgtatgtatatatatatatatacatacacacacatatatatacatacatacacatacatatacatacatacacatacatacacatacatacacagacacacagatatatatatatatatatatatatatatgtatgtatgtatgtatgtatgtgtatgtatatgtatatatacatatatatatatatgtatatatacatatatatttatatatacatatatatacatatacatacatacatacataattacatacatacatatatatatatatatatatatacacacacacacacacacacacacacacatacatacatacatacatacatatatatagatatatatatatatatacatatatatgtctatatatgtatatatatatgtatatgtatatatatgtgtgtatgtgtgtgtgtgtgtgtgtgtatctatgtatatgtatatatgtgtgtatatatatatatatatatgtatgtatctatgtatgtgtatttatatatatgtatgtatatatatatatatatctatatatgtgtatatatatatatatgtatgtatctatatgtatctatatgtatgtatctatatgtatatatgtgtgtgtgtgtgtgtgtgtgtgtgcgtgcgcgcgcatatgcatatgcatacatacatacatgtatatagctGACATAAACTACCCAGACTACATACTACTGACCTTGAGTCAATTCTCAGTACTGTGGTGCAAAATCCTTCCTAACTCAACTTTGGGCAGGAGAATGGATTCTCATGAAACTTAGAAGATGAGCCAAGATGTCATATATTTTCACTAGAAGATTAAGCTCATATATTTTCTAGAATGGTCCTCCAAATTTCTCCTAGAGTTGGAAACACTCCAGACAAATAACAAAGAGGTCAAGGTTCGATATTATGAGCTTTGTATCTTTAGGCACATGATATTACATCCAGAGCCTTTTCTGTTAATGCTCTAAATATCTAGAGCCATAGGTAATCCTAAATGATTGAGTGTGTGCAGCTACAACTACCTCAAAAGAAGAAATCGTCACTCTTCTGATGATTGGCTGCGTAGATTACCAGAACTTGCAAGGCGGTTGGAGGAGCGCATATTCAAGGATGCTGCGAGAAAGGTATTTTTGTTCTTGTATCAATAATTCTTTCTTTGGAGTAACAATTAATTCATGAATTTAAGTGTTTTAGGCAATGTCCTTATATGTCATCAGGAAGATTATATGAGTGTGGTGATGGAGCCGGTTGAGCACCGTTTGCAATTGATAATGAAGAGTTTACCAAACCACAGCCGATCTTTGCCTCATAATATTACATGTTCCTCCTCTCTCAGTACAATGATTCCGACACCTGGTATATCCCATAATGGCAGCACAAGTTCTGTAGCTTCTTGTTCAACAGAAAAGTCTGCTACTGCAGCCAGTGGTCCTGGTATGGGGATTCAAACCACGGCCAACAAGGGTAACTTATTACCAACTGGAAACAACTTAACTGATGTTGGACACAGTGTCTCCTTCAATGCATCCAATGGTAATTCTAGTtgcttttttctttgtttttactCTTATTCATTTGTTTGCCCTGGTTGCAGCAGCAACAACAACTGTGTCTTTTTTGTTTAGGACCACTATCTAATGGGTACCAGCACCAACCTGCCAATGGTGCTCTTGGTTCTGGTGGGAGTAACATATCAATAGCTTCAATGGGTACCCCACGACAACTGAGTCAAATGATTCCAACTCCTGGATTTAATAGTTCACAGGCGGTGCCGATGAACTCTGGATGCTCCAGTGGAGTTGGGTTTTCCAGTACGGGGTCCACTGTGGCTCCACAGTCACAGCAACCAAGTCAATATGTTGGAAGTCAAAACAGCCATATATTGCATTCCCTTGGAGACCAAATTGGTGCTGGAATGAGGTCTAATCTGCAGCAGAAGCCTTCAGCATATGGGTTTACTAATGGACTTATAAGCGGTGGTCTAGGGTTAATTGGGAGTAACATGCAGCTGGTGAATGGGCCTGCAGCATCAGAGGGGTTTCTTAGTATGGCTCGTGGTGGTAGCTCTCCAAAACCTGTACCACAGTACTTTGAGCAGCAACATCTCCAGCAAAGAATCCCAAGTAATTTTATCCAccttaaaaaatgaaaaaactaCAGCATCATGTCCCCCTCCCTCTCTGTCTATGGTGCAATTCATGTGCATGCTTGCTTGTTTACGTGCAATTTCAGTTGTCTGCCTTTTTTGAGTTCCATGCTGATTTCTGGTGTTTGTAGTCTGCATGTGTGTCTGCCTTTTATGCACTTTCTTCATTTGTTGCCTGATAGCTAATTAATTGTCACAAATTGTGATGATATTGCCGTCCTTGGGTACAGCATCATTGTCCCAGCAGATATTACCGATGGTAGGGGATGGTTATTCAATGAAGGGAACTGGTGTAGCTGGGAGCATTCATGGAGCTGGTTCATCTGCTTTATCTGCCAAAAATAACTTGAGTATGAATACTGCTGGCTTGAACTCGAAGTCAAGAGTAAACTCGGCCTCGCTAAGCCATCGTGCAAATCTGCAGTCAATGCAACAGCCTCCACATATAAGAACTCATATATTtgatcattcacaaaaggggaacttCCAGTCAAACCAGTCCACACATGAAAATTTACTACAATCACAACAACAGATGCAGCGATCTCAGCAACAGCCTAATCAGCCCTGTGTACAGTTTGCTCAAAATCAGCATCAGCTACAACAGCATCAAGAAAGCCAGCGGCACCAACAGCTTATGCTAAAGAATGATACCTTGAGGCAGTCTTCAGTGACTCCCAATCTAAGTGAGCAGCTAATGACCAATACAGTGGCATCTCATAATGAATCAGTACTTCCACAGGGAACTGAACAGGTTCACCTTCCAGAATTACAGGGTCAAAACCTGCAAAATACTTCTGTGGATGATCATGCCAAAAGTGTTCAATTGCTTGGTCATTTATCTGCCTCTCAGGGTCTTCATGCTTCATTTTCACAGGGTTCACAGCAGTTGTTGCATCCACACAAGCCGGATCATGAGTTTCAAAAGGAGACTAGTTGCCTCTCCAGTGGATCACAACCAATGGGACTTTTACAAGTTCATTGTCAAAGCCACATGCCAGATAAGTCTTCACCTGAAAAGCACATCCAGGAGGAACTACTTCATCTGAGATCAGTGGGAGAAGATCAAGCTCAACAACCTCATACTTCATTAGAAGGGTGTATCACCAGTTCTGCTGCTACAACTGTAAGTGCTGCAGTGCCTCAATTTCCAAGGGGAGTCACCTATGGACCTTTAAATTCTACACAAAAACGAAATTATCTCAACCAGCAGAGGTGGCTATTGTTTTTGTACCATGCTCGTTGGTGTTCTGCTCCGCAGGGAAAATGTCAAGAACCTAACTGCATAAAAGCTCAAGATTTAGTTAGGCATATGGATAGGTGTGATAGAAAAGAATGTCCATATCCTCGTTGCTCAGCTTCTAAGAGACTTGCTAATCATTTTCGTACTTGTGAAGCAACAGATTGTCCTGTCTGCATTCCTGTACGTGAATATATAGCATCAAATCGAAAGGCACGTGCTTATTCTGTATCTGATCCTGGTTTGGTGAGTCAGGCTAATGGCTCATGGATAAGTATCAATATAGCTGATTCTAATGGAATGAAGAGAGACACAATAGCTGTTGAAACTTTTGATGATCAGCAGTCTTTGCCAAAACGCATGAGAGTGCAACATATATCTCCTTCTGTCATGCCTAAGAGTGAAAATTTTCTAGTTTCTGTTCCTCCAAACCAACCCCATGCCTTGCAAGAGGAACCGTCATGGGGGTGCAAAGAGACTGAGGTAGCCATGTCTACTAAGTCTGAGGTCATCGAAGTGAAAATTGATACATTCATGCCCTCAGGCCATGAAGATTCATCTACCTTGGGCAATGGTATTGATGGGAATTCGTGTATTTTGGGACCTGATATAGATCGTGGTGTTTCAAATGATGTTGATGGTCATGTCAAGCAAGAAACTTTGGTGTTTGAAAAAGGGGTTGACCAGGATAAGACTGTTAAGCAGGAAACAGATGATCCAGAAACAGATCCAACGGTTGGAAGTAAATCAGGAAAGCCAAAGATAAAAGGTGTTTCATTAACTGAACTGTTCACCCCAGAACAAATTAGGGAGCATATTGTTGGTCTGAGGCAATGGGTTGGTCAGGTTAGCTTTTGCATTTTCAAGTATTTCTAGCTTTTTGGGAAAAAATAATGGTTCTGAGTGTGTTTTAACTTGTATAAGCAAGTTACTCAGGTTCTTATGCTTTAGATGTGTGCTGCACTTTTtcaagttggtttttattcttattTTGTTTGAACTGCAAAACTAGTTGAACATATAACCATTCAACTATTGTTTCTGATAATGTTGATTGTATCATTGCTAGTCCTGTCTACATTATCCAGGCAGCAATGAAAATGATGATTGAATTTTTTCCCCCACTTATGTGATGTTCTGTCTTTCATACTGCACATTGCCAGAACTGATTAAATTTTTACTTGCAGAGTAAGGCCAAGGCGGAAAAGAATCAAGCAATGGAACATTCAATGAGTGAGAACTCATGCCAGCTGTGTGCAGTGGAAAAGCTTACATTTGAGCCCCCTCCAATATATTGTACACCGTGTGGTGCTCGCATAAAGCGGAATGCAATGTATTATACCATTGGAAGTGGTGAAACCCGACATTACTTCTGTATACCATGCTATAATGAGGCTCGTGGTGAAACTATTGAAGTGGATGGTTCACAATTCCAGAAGGCAAAGCTTGAGAAGAAGAGAAATGATGAGGAAACTGAAGAATGGGTAAAGTTTTTTCTGATTCGTCTTCTCTCTCCTACAACACCCCCCCCTACTCTTGTCCCCCAATAAATTGGTAGTGTGAGATGGTTTTCCAAAAACTGTAGTTAAAAGCTCAAGTTATTATTGTTTTATGATTTGTTGCAGTGGGTTCAGTGTGATAAATGTGAAGCTTGGCAACATCAGATATGTGCTCTCTTTAATGGCCGAAGAAATGATGGGGGACAGGCAGAATACACTTGTCCTAATTGCTACATAGTGGAGATTGAAAGAGGTGAGCGCAAGCCCCTACCCCAGAGTGCTGTTCTTGGTGCCAAAGATCTGCCAAGAACTATACTTAGTGATCACATAGAACAAAGGCTTTTTAGGCGCCTGAAGCAAGAGAGGCAAGAGAGAGCACGGCATCTTGGAAAAAATGTTGATGAGGTTAGTATGATAAAGGGGCCATATAATTTCCTTATTTTTGTTTTTGAAAACTATAATCCAATTTGAAAGGGGTCAAAAATTTGTAGGAACAGTCATTGAAATTTGGGTTGAATTTTAAATGGTGGAGAGTGCAATTGAATTTGATAATGATCTTGTATTTAAAAaagcattattttcttgcattttcATTTTATTCTACTAAAAGATTTTTCCTCCCTCGTTTTATTGATAGCCTTTTGATATTCCACATAATTTTTCTTTGAGTTAGAGTAGTCTGCAGCATTTCTTTCTGGCTATGAACTGTAAGGATTATGTGCTTCTCATAACTCTTTTTTTAACCCTCTACCTTGTGTGCTGTAatgccacctttttttttttttaacaaagtaATAGTGTAGTACGACTTATCTTGTTTCTGGAAAGCATCAATAGTCATTGTTACCCTCCTTTTGTCCTTGTTTAAGGGCTTCATGTCAGCATCGAAAAATTTTGACTTCTCCATAGTGCTGGCCATTTTACTTTCGTTTACCTTTTGGTGACATGGTTgagtaaattaaatataaatttgaactaattagaaataaagataaaACAATAAAGTTTTTACTTTGATCATTGATACTGGTTCAATGATTTAGATGGTTAGAGCATTTGGTTTTTGATGAATAATTACAAGGTTGAAGGATTATCTTTCCTCTCCTTACTAGTGGAAGGAAGCATTTTACCTTTTTAGAACTAAAAAATTTGATCGTTTTGTATCTTAATCATATTGGAATTTAAGAGAAACAAACAGATAGATGTTTGCTTTTACATAAATAGTGACAATTACAGCCATCGTGTTTGAATGGAAGATGTAACTTGGTTCTAATTTTATGAATGGAatggttctctttttttttttttttccttttaaagtGTCTGTGATTTCAAATAAGAAAGCTACATcgaaaaggatatggatataaaggTGCAAACATTTATTTGTAGATGCAGTAACATGAAGTTACCAAGGAGTTGACAAAATGAGCAATTGAAAATTAGAAGaacttgattttagaacataaaaTGACTTATCTTCAGTTGTGATGTCATTGTCTGTATAGTTATTTTGTCACTGAAACTACATCATTTTTTACCAAAAAGAAATTACATCATTTTTCTCAAAGTAAAAAATTGCAGCACCACCAGGGACTTTAGCATCAAAGTCAAAGCTATGGAATTGACATGATCCATAATTTAGATGGACCATTAGAATACCTTAGGGCATATTTAAATTGAAGTGTTACTATATTCTGACATCTTGGAATGTTGATAAGGGTGCTGATTTTCAGGTAATGTTAGTCAGCTGTCATCATGGAGTCATAGCTCAAGGTAGACACTTGTTAACTTGAGAATATCAGTTCAGAAGCTCAGTTTTAATTCCCCTTCTCCAACGAAAAAAATTGTCGACTTTACTTCCCTGACTTTGCCTTTACAGTTGCATGTTAATTGTGTTTTTAATGGTCCATAACTAGATTAGGATTGGATTTTGGGTCATAACTCATAAGTATCAACAAAGAGGGCAGGGTCTGGGGAGGTTCGATGTACTGTATGGAGAGGCTATTTCCGTGTTTTAGACTCGCGATGCCCAGGTCACAATGGAGCAATGTTACCATTGCACCAATGCTCACCCTCTGTAACTCATAAATGTTGTCAATTTATTTGAAAGCTCATTGTTCTTTTAGGAGGTATCAAGGTCATATCTAATGGGAAATTCTTCTTTTGTAAAGCTTATTACTCTCCATCATCTTCATATGTGAATTCTGAAGTAACATAATTGTTTGGTGATCATATACATCATCTTCCATGTCAACCATTTTTGGATGTTGAATGAAGATTGTCTCCCATCATCTCCCATAAAGTGGCCAACCCTTCTCTTCCTTCTCAAGGAACTTTTATTTTCGTTGCTTCCTGTCAAACAATTCAGCCATTGAATGAGAGTAAATCTTGGCTCTTGTAGATGCTTTCAAATAATCAAGATGTTGCCATGTGACAACTTATTAAATATGCAAAATTGCAAATCCCCCTACTAATAAAATCAATAAGGGGGATTGGAAACGAAAAGACTCAAAAGAAAACTAAAAAGGACTCAGATTAGAATCTGATCCAGACCAAGCTCCAGTCACACTGAACATGCTTCTTTTATTGCTTTTAAGTGATTGAGGCTGTAAGTTTCTTCTTTTGATGCCCGGTGTACCTGCAACTGTGAATCTGTGAGAGctattctcaccatgccataatAGTTTGGCATGAAATATCTCGATTTTTGATCTCTAGGTGGGGCTCTCAAGTCAAATACCTAAAACGTTATGTTTTTACTAAATATCTTGGAAATACAAAACTAAGCTTTTCTGCATTCTGCGTCTGATTGACTAGTAAATTGCTTCATGCATAGTGGCCTTAATATTGCTGCATGTTCAACATATCACTTAATGATTGCTCCAAATTGCATGTTCCCATAATGAACATATTCTTGTGTAAATGAAATCTCAGCAACAATTAATCCTAATTGACTAGGACGTCTGTTTCTCTATTGTTCCTTGCTCGAGttttacatatatatttttactACCTTGCTGCAGTAATTTTAGACAAGTATATATAAAGTTGGCAAGTTTTACATAGTACTTTGTGTTGGCTCTAGATAATTTAACATGACAATATCAGTTTtggattatcatttttttttgtccCACTTCCTTTTGTTTAACCCTGTATACATCAAATATGTTTCTTCTTTTGAGTGATAAAAAAGGGTTTTGACTTTGATTGCTTTCTCGTTCCTATTTTCCTTTTGTATTTTGATACCAGATgttgattataaattattttatattgatactTAGAAGTGATGATCTACATTTCAGGTTCCAGGGGCAGAAGGACTTGTGGTTAGAGTTGTATCATCAGTTGACAAAAAATTGGAAGTGAAGCAGCGATTTTTGGAAATATTCCAGGAGGAGAATTATCCAACAGAATTTCCATATAAATCTAAGGTATAAAATTTATATGTGAATCCAATACCAAGTAAATGCTTTTCATTGTCGTAAAATAGTTGACACAAAAATTGATCAAACTAAAGGATGATACGAGAATGGTGTTCGGTTCTGCAAAAACCTGCAGATTATAGTCACTGTTTtccttttacttttttttctgTGCAGGCTATATTGTTGTTTCAGAAGATAGAAGGTGTAGAAGTATGCCTTTTTGGCATGTATGTTCAAGAATTTGGTTCAGAATGCCCTTTCCCAAACCAGCGGCGTGTTTATCTTTCATATCTGGACTCTGTCAAATACTTCAGGCCTGAGATAAAAGCAGTGACTGGGGAAGCTCTGCGCACTTTTGTTTATCATGAAATTCTGGTACTTTCAGACTTCTCAGATCTGCTGAGCTTGTTAGTTGTTATAACATTTTTTTTATCTTGAGATTCTCTCTTTATGTATGTAGACCTTGAGTCTCAGTTTACTAATGTTGATCTTCCCTTTTTTTGGATTTGAAAATTGATTATGAGTTGAATTGGGACTTCAATTGTCATATGCATCCAGATAGGATATCTTGAATACTGCAAGAAACGGGGCTTCACTAGCTGCTATATCTGGGCTTGTCCTCCTTTGAAGGGTGAAGACTATATCTTATATTGCCATCCTGAGATCCAGAAGACCCCAAAATCTGACAAACTTCGGGAGTGGTGAGTGCCAGGCTGATTATTTTATATATCCTATTATTTAATGTCTGATAGTTCATGTATGCCTAGAACTGCTAACTTCCATGCATGGATTGGTTGTTATCTTTTGTCAGGTATTTATCTATGCTTCGGAAAGCTGCAAAGGAAAATATTGTTGTTGATCTCACTAATCTATATGATCATTTTTTTGTAACAACGGGGGAATGCAAGGCTAAGGTAACTGCAGCTCGTTTGCCATATTTTGATGGAGACTATTGGCCGGGTGCAGCAGAGGATATGATAAATCAACTTCGCCTAGAAGAAGATGATAGGAAACAACAGAAGAAAGGAAAAATTAAGAAGAATATTACAAAAAGGGCTTTGAAAGCTGCTGGTCAGGCTGATCTCACTGGCAATGCTTCTAAGGATGCTTTGTTAATGCAAAAAGTATATTTTTGTACCTTAATTTTCTTTTCGTGGTTTTATTGCCATGGGATCTTGGAATCATGGAACACTATACTGCCCTGTACTGCTCCATACCGCCCGTACCATACCGTATCGATCTCGTACCAGTACGCTATACCGAAGCATACCGACATTACCGTATCGTACCGAACTGTGTATTAACATTGAGCAGAATTTTATCGGTACGGGGTCCGGTACTGGTACGGCAAACCTTGCTTGAAATTTTTGGCTTCCAAGCATTATTTCTTGGAAGTTGTGCGATTTGGGTTAATTGGAGAGTTGACATATTTATTATCTGTTGAGAGTAATATCTGTAGATTTCTTTGTTTTTagaattatattttatatgaaaatttAATTGTCTATGATGATATCCTTAAACCATGTTTTTTTTCTTGCACAGCTTGGTGAAACCATTTGTCCTATGAAGGAAGATTTTATCATGGTCCACTTGCAGCATGCTTGCACTCATTGCTGTCTACTTATGGCATCTGGGACACGTTGGGTTTGCAGCCAGTGCAAAAATTTCCAACTTTGCGATAAGTAAGTACCCTCCTACTAATTCATTTATATGTCTCTCACCCCTTTATGTTATGATAACCAAattgttataaaatataaatattgctAGCTGTTTTTT
The DNA window shown above is from Elaeis guineensis isolate ETL-2024a chromosome 8, EG11, whole genome shotgun sequence and carries:
- the LOC105050908 gene encoding probable histone acetyltransferase HAC-like 1 isoform X2 (The sequence of the model RefSeq protein was modified relative to this genomic sequence to represent the inferred CDS: added 805 bases not found in genome assembly) yields the protein MSVVMEPVEHRLQLIMKSLPNHSRSLPHNITCSSSLSTMIPTPGISHNGSTSSVASCSTEKSATAASGPGMGIQTTANKGNLLPTGNNLTDVGHSVSFNASNGPLSNGYQHQPANGALGSGGSNISIASMGTPRQLSQMIPTPGFNSSQAVPMNSGCSSGVGFSSTGSTVAPQSQQPSQYVGSQNSHILHSLGDQIGAGMRSNLQQKPSAYGFTNGLISGGLGLIGSNMQLVNGPAASEGFLSMARGGSSPKPVPQYFEQQHLQQRIPTSLSQQILPMVGDGYSMKGTGVAGSIHGAGSSALSAKNNLSMNTAGLNSKSRVNSASLSHRANLQSMQQPPHIRTHIFDHSQKGNFQSNQSTHENLLQSQQQMQRSQQQPNQPCVQFAQNQHQLQQHQESQRHQQLMLKNDTLRQSSVTPNLSEQLMTNTVASHNESVLPQGTEQVHLPELQGQNLQNTSVDDHAKSVQLLGHLSASQGLHASFSQGSQQLLHPHKPDHEFQKETSCLSSGSQPMGLLQVHCQSHMPDKSSPEKHIQEELLHLRSVGEDQAQQPHTSLEGCITSSAATTVSAAVPQFPRGVTYGPLNSTQKRNYLNQQRWLLFLYHARWCSAPQGKCQEPNCIKAQDLVRHMDRCDRKECPYPRCSASKRLANHFRTCEATDCPVCIPVREYIASNRKARAYSVSDPGLVSQANGSWISINIADSNGMKRDTIAVETFDDQQSLPKRMRVQHISPSVMPKSENFLVSVPPNQPHALQEEPSWGCKETEVAMSTKSEVIEVKIDTFMPSGHEDSSTLGNGIDGNSCILGPDIDRGVSNDVDGHVKQETLVFEKGVDQDKTVKQETDDPETDPTVGSKSGKPKIKGVSLTELFTPEQIREHIVGLRQWVGQSKAKAEKNQAMEHSMSENSCQLCAVEKLTFEPPPIYCTPCGARIKRNAMYYTIGSGETRHYFCIPCYNEARGETIEVDGSQFQKAKLEKKRNDEETEEWWVQCDKCEAWQHQICALFNGRRNDGGQAEYTCPNCYIVEIERGERKPLPQSAVLGAKDLPRTILSDHIEQRLFRRLKQERQERARHLGKNVDEVPGAEGLVVRVVSSVDKKLEVKQRFLEIFQEENYPTEFPYKSKAILLFQKIEGVEVCLFGMYVQEFGSECPFPNQRRVYLSYLDSVKYFRPEIKAVTGEALRTFVYHEILIGYLEYCKKRGFTSCYIWACPPLKGEDYILYCHPEIQKTPKSDKLREWYLSMLRKAAKENIVVDLTNLYDHFFVTTGECKAKVTAARLPYFDGDYWPGAAEDMINQLRLEEDDRKQQKKGKIKKNITKRALKAAGQADLTGNASKDALLMQKLGETICPMKEDFIMVHLQHACTHCCLLMASGTRWVCSQCKNFQLCDKCHDAERRLEEKDMHPINSREKHVLCPVEVNDVAPDTKDKDEILESEFFDTRQAFLSLCQGNHYQYDTLRRAKHSSMMVLYHLHNPAAPAFVTTCNVCQHDIETGQGWHCETCTDFDVCNACYQKDGGVDHPHKLTNNPSIADRDAQNQEAREKRVQQLRKMLDLLVHASQCRSPHCPYPNCRKVKGLFRHGILCKIRASGGCQMCKKMWYLLQIHSRACKESNCHVPRCKDLKEHMRRLQQQSESRRRAAVMEMMRQRAAEVSGSAE